The Hyla sarda isolate aHylSar1 unplaced genomic scaffold, aHylSar1.hap1 scaffold_734, whole genome shotgun sequence genome has a window encoding:
- the LOC130344772 gene encoding oocyte zinc finger protein XlCOF6-like, whose protein sequence is MVLLLNDPPGMDKDRNEMTKRIIHLTLEILHLLTGEDYTIVKKTWGECVAPCSHESEGHSRARSPITEPPPYSQIHEEKILELTHRITELLTGEVPIRCQDVAVYFSMEEWEYVEGLKDLYQDMMEDRQPLTSQDGSCRINPSERCPRPLYSQGCPEGNVPENHQGEDLVDVDLIDGSEEKTDLMADLQCKEEDSLMFDGSSRRNPPERCPCPLYSQDCQIGVPENHQVGDPENHQGEDLTVIKVEDEEERMRSDLLSMREVKEEIPGGVTPENPSKNFDGNHMLSLKSDLEDECIMEDTSGVHLGLHRTDPQYNIPPDHEGPSPEQLHVVTTRTGQKKGKRIECGECGKEFTISSSLHRGEKPYSCEQCGEKPFSCLECGKCFTEKTKLAIHEKIHRGEKPYSCAECGKCFGEKAVLVNHERIHTGEKPFACSECGKCFTERSNLARHERIHTGEKPYVCSECGKCFTQKSNLETHQKCHTGEKPYSCSLCGKCFKLKSGLVQHERIHTGEKPYTCLKCGKCFAQKSGLVIHERSHTIEESFSCSECGKCFVSKSYLVIHKKSHTGEKPFSCSLCGKCFLQKSNLDTHERSHTGEKPFSCTVCGKCFTYKSNLVQHQRSHTGEKPFSCSECGKSFTQKSNLDVHERSHSGEKPFPCLECGKCFTTKTRLRDHQRIHTGEKPYSCSECGKSFVQRAQLYVHERIHTGEKPYSCSECGKCFITKVKLRNHLRTHTGEMLF, encoded by the exons ATGGTTCTTCTCCTCAATGACCCCCCAGGGATGGAcaaggacaggaatgagatgactaagagaataATTCACTTAACTttggagatcctccacctgctgaccggagag gattacaccatagtgaagaagacatggggggagtgCGTGGCCCCCTGCAGCCATGAGTCAGAAGGACACAGCAGGGCCCGGAGCCCCATCACGGAGCCTCCACCTTACTCACAGATACATGaagagaagatcctagaactcacccacagaatcactgagctgctgactggagag gttcctataaggtgtcaggatgtggcggtctatttctccatggaggagtgggagtatgtagaaggactcaaggatctgtaccaggacatgaTGGAGGATcggcagcccctcacatcacaag ATGGATCCTGTAGAATAAATCCAtctgagaggtgtccccgtcctctgtattcccagggcTGTCcggagggaaatgtcccagaaaaCCATCAG GGTGAAGATCTGGTTGATGTTGATCTTATAGATGGATCAGAAGAGAAGACGGATCTCATGGCCGATCtgcagtgtaaggaggaggactCCCTCATGTTTG ATGGATCCAGTAGAAGAAAtccaccagagaggtgtccctgtcctctgtattcccaggactgtcagATAGGTGTCCCCGAGAACCATCAGGTAGGTGACCCCGAGAACCATCAG GGTGAAGATCTGACTGTTAttaaagtggaggatgaagaagagaggatgaggAGTGACCTCCTGTCtatgagggaagtgaaggaggaaattccaggaggtgttaccccag AAAATCCCAGTAAGAACTTTGATGGAAACCACATGTTATCGCTTAAATCTGACCTAGAGGATGAATGTATCATGGAGGACACCTCAGGAGTTCATCTGGGACTTCACAGGACAGATCCGCAATATAATATTCCCCCTGATCATGAGGGACCTTCTCCTGAACAACTACACGTTGTTACCACAAGGACAGGACAGAAAAAGGGGAAAAGGATTGAATGTGGTGAATGTGGAAAAGAGTTTACAATAAGCTCAAGTCTTCACCGAGGGGAGAAGCCATACTCCTGTGAACAGtgtggggagaagccattttcatgtttagagtgtgggaaatgttttacagaaAAAACAAAGCTTGCTATACATGAGAAAATTCACAGAggggagaagccgtattcatgtgcagaatgtggaaaatgtttcggAGAAAAAGCTGTTCTTGTTAATCATGAGaggattcacacaggggagaagccgtttGCGTGTtcggaatgtggaaaatgttttacggaAAGATCAAATCTTGCCaggcatgagagaattcacaccggagagaagccgtatgtatgttcagaatgtgggaaatgttttacacaaaaatctaatCTTGAAACACATCAGAAATGCCACACTGgcgagaagccgtattcatgctcactatgtggaaaatgttttaagcTTAAATCGGGTCTTGTTCAACATGAAAGAAttcacactggagagaagccgTATACATGTCTAaagtgtggaaaatgttttgcacAAAAATCAGGCCTCGttatacatgagagaagtcacacaatAGAAGAGTCCTTttcttgttcagaatgtgggaaatgttttgtcaGTAAATCATATCTTGTTATACATAagaaaagtcacacaggagagaagccgttttcatgttcactgtgtgggaaatgttttctaCAAAAATCGAATCTCGATAcgcatgagagaagtcacacaggagagaagccattctcatgtactgtatgtgggaaatgctttaccTATAAATCAAATCTCGTTCAACatcagagaagtcacacaggggagaagccattctcttgttcagaatgtggtaaaagttttacccaaaaatcaaatCTTGATGTGCACGAGAGAAGTCACTCGGGAGAGAAGCCGTTCCCTTGTttggaatgtgggaaatgtttcactaCTAAAACCAGGCTCAGGgatcatcagagaattcacacaggagagaagccgtattcatgttcagaatgtgggaaaagttttgTACAGAGGGCGCAGCTATATGTGCACGAGAGGattcatacaggagagaagccctattcgtgttcagaatgtgggaaatgttttatcacTAAAGTCAAACTTCGGAATCatctgagaactcacacaggggagatgcTGTTTTGA